From one Lotus japonicus ecotype B-129 chromosome 3, LjGifu_v1.2 genomic stretch:
- the LOC130745362 gene encoding 65-kDa microtubule-associated protein 5 has protein sequence MAATPPSFSPSRTTCASLLSQLQMIWDEIGESDSDRDNMLLQLEQECLDIYRRKVDATRKHKAELCQWLADAEAELINLVSSLGESSSFSRGKGTLKQQLATIRPVLEDLRSKKDERVKEFSKIKSQISQICVEIAGYEQPKSSSEEVDQSDLTFKKLGELKSHLQDLQNEKILRQQKVKSHISTISELSAVMSIDFWKTLSEIHPSLGDSSKGTPQSISNDTLASLTGYIHSLKQEKQQRLLKVQELTKFLVDLWDLIETPIDEQKAFNHVTRLISASVDEVSTHGCLSSDVIEQVEAEVQRLNALKASKMKDLVFKRQNELEEIYRGVHMDVDSEAARQILTSLIESGNIDLSDLLQSMDDQIRQAKEQAQSRREILDRVEKWRFAAEEEKWLDEYERDENRYSAVRGAHKNLKRAEKARIVVSKIPSIVENLTTKVKAWELEKGIPFLYEKAPLLQSLEEYHVQRQLREEEKRKSREQKRLQEQHAVEQEALFGSRSATKKPLGQSTTANTIVGTPNGRRMLTPSSRYGTSGGKERRESVRGNNIIPVNYVALPKDDSVSRGS, from the exons ATGGCGGCCACGCCTCCTTCCTTCTCTCCCTCTCGCACCACCTGCGCTTCTCTCCTCAGCCAATTGCAG ATGATATGGGATGAGATTGGGGAGAGTGATAGTGATCGAGACAACATGCTTCTTCAACTGGAGCAGGAGTGCCTTGACATTTATCGCAGAAAGGTCGACGCCACGAGGAAGCACAAGGCTGAGTTATGTCAGTGGTTGGCTGATGCTGAAGCTGAACTCATCAATCTTGTTTCTTCCCTTGGGGAGTCTTCCTCGTTCTCGCGG GGGAAGGGCACGCTTAAGCAGCAATTAGCTACCATAAGACCTGTCTTAGAGGACTTGAGGTCAAAGAAGGATGAGAGAGTTAAGGAATTTTCAAAGATAAAGTCCCAAATTTCTCAGATATGTGTTGAAATAGCTGGCTACGAGCAGCCCAAAAGTTCCTCAGAGGAAGTTGATCAGAGTGATCTGACATTTAAGAAATTGGGCGAACTCAAATCGCATCTCCAGGATCTTCAGAATGAAAAG ATCTTGCGCCAGCAGAAAGTGAAAAGTCATATCAGTACTATTAGTGAGCTTTCAGCTGTAATGTCTATTGATTTTTGGAAGACTTTAAGTGAAATTCACCCAAGCTTGGGTGATTCATCAAAAGGTACACCACAGAGCATTAGCAATGACACTCTTGCCAGTCTAACTGGGTATATTCATTCATTAAAGCAGGAGAAGCAACAACGGCTACTCAAG GTACAAGAACTTACTAAATTCCTGGTTGATCTATGGGATCTTATAGAGACGCCAATTGATGAGCAAAAAGCCTTTAACCATGTTACTAGATTAATTTCAGCATCAGTTGACGAAGTGTCAACACATGGGTGTCTTTCTTCAGATGTCATTGAGCAG GTTGAGGCTGAAGTTCAGCGCTTAAATGCTCTGAAGGCCAGTAAAATGAAGGATTTGGTGTTTAAGAGGCAGAATGAACTTGAAGAAATTTATAGAGGTGTTCACATGGATGTGGATAGTGAAGCTGCTAGACAGATTCTGACCAGCCTTATAGAATCTG GTAATATTGATCTGTCTGATTTGCTTCAAAGCATGGATGATCAAATCAGACAAGCCAAAGAGCAAGCTCAAAGCAGAAGAGAGATCTTAGATAGGGTTGAGAAATGGAGATTTGCAGCTGAGGAGGAAAAGTGGTTAGATGAATATGAAAGG GATGAAAATCGATACAGTGCAGTGAGAGGAGCACACAAAAATTTAAAACGTGCAGAGAAAGCTAGGATTGTCGTCAGCAAGATACCAT CTATTGTTGAGAATTTGACTACAAAAGTAAAAGCCTGGGAGTTGGAAAAAGGAATACCTTTCTTGTATGAGAAG GCTCCCTTGTTACAAAGCTTAGAGGAATATCATGTACAACGACAGctgagagaagaagagaagcgaAAATCTCGG GAGCAGAAGAGGCTGCAGGAACAACATGCTGTAGAGCAAGAGGCACTTTTTGGTTCCAGGTCTGCAACAAAGAAGCCTCTGGGTCAGAGCACTACTGCTAACACCATAGTTGGGACACCAAATGGGCGCAGAATGCTTACTCCTTCGAGCCGTTATGGAACCTCCGGTGGAAAGGAACGTAGAGAAAGTGTTCGAGGGAATAACATAATTCCCGTGAACTATGTTGCTCTTCCAAAAGATGATTCTGTTTCTAGAGGCAGTTAG
- the LOC130745359 gene encoding uncharacterized protein LOC130745359: protein MKKKLDTRFPAARIKKIMQADEDVGKIALAVPVLVSKALELFLQDLCDRTYEITLQRGAKTMNSLHLKHCVQSYNVFDFLRDVVSKVPDYSHGHGHSEPSADDRTIPKRRKAAGDDCNDSDEEVKRGKMPELSHTGSTGRGRGRGRGRGRGRGRTAVRETPHQAVEPEPCASVQQGIQHDTNTDMTIHDSSETKELPKENAAVPAESAEFHNLDLNANTNENEDKKASTTAKQEISEPPTESQHEEIPGWSLSDVDKMAIDSVQLANLGTHIEEDEEDYDEEG from the exons ATGAAGAAGAAGCTCGATACCCGTTTCCCTGCT GCTCGGATAAAAAAGATAATGCAAGCAGATGAGGATGTTGGAAAGATAGCCCTCGCTGTGCCTGTTTTAGTTT CTAAAGCTCTAGAGCTATTTCTGCAAGATCTTTGTGATCGCACTTATGAAATAACTCTCCAAAGAGGAGCAAAAACCATGAATTCGTTGCATTT AAAACATTGTGTACAAAGCTATAACGTCTTTGACTTTCTGAGAGACGTAGTCAGCAAAGTTCCTGACTACAGCCATGGCCATGGCCATTCTGAGCCTAGTGCTGATGATCGGACCATTCCGAAAAGAAG GAAAGCTGCTGGTGATGACTGTAATGACAGTGATGAAGAGGTGAAGAGAGGCAAGATG CCCGAGTTGAGCCACACTGGCAGTACTGGTAGGGGTAGAGGCCGAGGTAGAGGAAGAGGGCGTGGTCGAGGCCGAACAGCTGTGCGAGAGACACCCCATCAGGCAGTTGAACCTGAGCCATGTGCTTCTGTTCAGCAGGGCATCCAGCATGACACAAATACAGACATGACAATACATGATAGTTCAGAGACAAAGGAGTTACCAAAGGAGAACGCTGCAGTTCCTGCTGAAAGCGCAGAGTTCCATAATCTTGATCTGAATGCCAACACCAACGAAAACGAGGACAAAAAGGCAAGCACAACAGCTAAACAGGAGATATCAGAACCTCCAACAGAGAGCCAGCATGAAGAAATTCCGGGTTGGTCACTATCAGATGTGGACAAGATGGCTATTGACTCTGTGCAGCTTGCAAACCTTGGTACGCACATagaagaggatgaagaagattATGATGAGGAAGGGTAA
- the LOC130745360 gene encoding cysteine proteinase inhibitor 12, whose amino-acid sequence MRSSSSIPFFLFLFCALFTLPRSSAVCSEYDHVSMATKLGGIRDSQGFQNSLEIDALARFAVDEHNNKQNALLEFGRVVKAQEQVVAGSMHHLTLEAIDGGEKKIYEAKVWVKSWLNFKELQEFKEVAGDAPLFTTSDLGVKKDGHKPGWQSVPIDDPQVQDAANHAIKTIQQRSNSLVPYELHEVADAKAEVIDDVAKFNILLKLKRGEKEEKFKVEVHKNNEGSFHLNQMEQDHS is encoded by the exons ATGAgatcttcttcttccattcccttctttctcttcctcttctgcgCCCTCTTCACTCTTCCACGATCATCTGCTGTCTGTTCCGAATACGATCACGTGTCAATGGCCACCAAGCTCGGAGGCATCCGCGATTCCCAAGGGTTTCAGAACTCCCTCGAAATCGACGCCCTTGCCCGTTTCGCCGTCGATgagcacaacaacaaacag AATGCGCTTCTGGAGTTTGGAAGGGTGGTGAAAGCACAGGAACAGGTTGTTGCTGGTTCCATGCATCATCTTACTCTTGAGGCCATTGATGGGGGTGAAAAGAAGATCTATGAAGCCAAGGTCTGGGTGAAATCCTGGTTGAACTTCAAAGAACTCCAAGAGTTCAAGGAAGTTGCTGGTGATGCACCATTGTTTACCACTTCAGATCTTGGTGTCAAAAAAG ATGGCCACAAACCAGGATGGCAATCTGTGCCCATAGACGACCCTCAAGTTCAGGATGCAGCAAATCATGCTATCAAGACCATCCAGCAGAGGTCTAATTCACTAGTGCCCTATGAGCTTCATGAGGTTGCTGATGCCAAGGCCGAG GTTATCgatgatgttgccaagtttAATATCCTTCTCAAGCTCAAGCGTGGGGAGAAGGAAGAGAAGTTCAAGGTAGAGGTACACAAGAATAATGAAGGGAGCTTCCACCTAAATCAGATGGAACAAGATCATTCCTAA
- the LOC130709485 gene encoding WAT1-related protein At5g07050-like gives MKTEKLRLSAKFLEKSKPYLGMTLLQFGYAGMNIIAKVSLDQGMSHYVLVVYRHAIATTVIAPFAFIFEREGQPKITIPIFMQIFILALLGPVIDQNFYYAGLKLTSPTFACAISNMLPALTFVMATLCGMEKINIKKVRGRAKVVGTLLTVIGAMLMTLYKGPVVEMLWRQIKHGNPDPHNETNATTTTTGGSSSKAWFLGSIFLIVSSFAWASLFILQTKALETYKNHQLSLTSSVCFIGTLQATIVTFVMEHDPSVWRIGWDMNLLAAAYAGIVNSSISYYVQGLVIKEKGPVFATAFSPLMMVFVAIMGFFILAEKLYLGGVIGAILIATGLYSVLWGKHKEEIADDIPLAIKGAQVTRNAGLVNDTTDHFAEVKSG, from the exons atgaaaactgaaaagcTTAGGCTTAGTGCAAAATTCCTTGAGAAATCTAAACCCTACTTAGGCATGACCCTATTACAGTTTGGCTACGCTGGCATGAACATTATTGCTAAGGTTTCCCTCGACCAAGGCATGAGCCACTATGTCCTCGTTGTTTATCGCCACGCCATTGCAACTACTGTCATAGCTCCATTTGCCTTTATTTTTGAAAG GGAGGGTCAGCCAAAGATAACAATCCCAATTTTTATGCAAATTTTCATCCTAGCTCTCTTGGG GCCTGTGATTGATCAAAATTTCTATTATGCTGGGTTGAAGCTCACATCCCCAACCTTCGCATGTGCAATAAGCAACATGCTTCCAGCCCTGACTTTTGTGATGGCAACGTTATGCGG GATGGAGAAGATAAACATAAAGAAGGTGAGAGGCCGAGCAAAGGTAGTGGGAACATTATTGACAGTAATAGGGGCAATGCTGATGACCTTATACAAAGGGCCTGTTGTGGAGATGTTATGGCGACAAATCAAACATGGCAATCCAGATCCTCACAATGAAACAAAtgcaacaaccaccaccacaggAGGATCTTCAAGTAAAGCTTGGTTCTTAGGCAGTATCTTCCTTATTGTTTCTAGCTTTGCCTGGGCTTCCCTTTTTATTTTACAA ACCAAAGCTCTTGAGACGTACAAGAATCATCAGCTAAGCCTCACTTCAAGTGTTTGCTTCATAGGCACTCTTCAAGCTACTATTGTTACTTTTGTTATGGAGCATGATCCTTCTGTTTGGAGAATTGGTTGGGATATGAACTTACTAGCTGCTGCATATGCT GGAATTGTGAACTCAAGCATATCATACTATGTACAAGGGCTAGTGATTAAGGAAAAAGGACCTGTCTTTGCAACTGCCTTCAGCCCTCTTATGATGGTTTTTGTTGCCATCATGGGATTCTTTATTCTTGCAGAAAAGCTATATCTTGGAGG TGTGATCGGTGCCATCTTGATTGCTACAGGCTTATACTCTGTCCTTTGGGGGAAACACAAAGAAGAAATAGCAGATGATATTCCCTTGGCTATAAAGGGTGCTCAAGTGACTAGAAATGCAGGACTAGTGAATGATACCACGGATCATTTCGCTGAAGTCAAATCTGGCTAA